The genomic interval atgggattcTCAGAAGCAGTAGCACCAGTTAAATATTATAAGAAGTGCTTATTTTAGGTgcttgaaattaaaacaaaaatcagtatTTCAGCAAATCTAAATTTACCTGATGTGCCTTCAGTGGTCTGAATTAAAGCATTATTATACCAATTATGCAAAGTAAATCAAGACACCTCAAAAAAAGGTGGCATAGTTAAGAAAATGTCAATTTAATCATTTACTTTAGCAGGCAAGCAATTTGTAAACATTCAGTAGCGGCAGCATCCAAGTTacaaacaatttaaaaagaaaccaagattagtgattataattttttcttccctttccccagaaaaaagaaaaagagagaaaagatttgGAAGTAAATGACTTAAAACACTACAAACGCTGAACATTCAGTTATGTCTTCTATCAGCCTTCTATGCGTCCTCTCCCTGTGTTGTATTTTTAAAGGTGTATCTACTCCTAAAATGCATCATCTTGCAATAACTGGTACGTGAACATCTGCAATCTAGGAAGTGGTTCCTGCACATGCATGTGCAGGCAGGATCTCAGTTTAAATCCCATTTGCAAAGGGAATATTTATATCTTGATTCAACGCTTCTTTGACTTCGAGGGGCAGGGTGTCAAAAAGGTGATCTTCCACCACAAGCCCACTTTTCTTGAGCAGGCGACACAGGCCCAGCTGGGCTGGCAGGCGGTCCAAGCAGTTCCCCTTTAGCTCCAGCTGGGTGAGCTGTGACAGCTGACCGATTTTCTCTGGGAGGGATGTGATGCAGTTTTGCCCCAGATTCAAAGTCCTCAACTTAACACATTTAAACAGCTGTTTCGGCAGAATGTCCACTTTGTTCCCCGTGATATGCAAATGCTGCAGGTTCTGAAGCAATCCTATTTCTATTGGGATCATGGAAATGTTGTTGTAACTCACATCTAAGCATCTGAGTTTCTGTAAACTAAACACTGCCACTGGTAGGGATTCCAGCTTGTTGTTAGAGAAATAAAGTGACTCCAAGTTTTTGACGTGGGTGATGGAGGGTGGAATGGTGACAATTTTATTATGCCATAATTTTAAACAAGTCAGTCGTTTTAAATGCTGGAAACTGATGATTTCTTCAATTGTGCGGATGTTATTTGACTTTAAATCCAGTTCCTGTAAGTTAGAGAGGCTGAAAATAGCATGTGGAATTCTCTCtagctcacagttctggagttcAAGCTCGGCAACATTCATCATTTTCTTAAGGCTGTTCAGTACCAGGAGTTTAGTGCCGTCATTATGAATGACTAACTTGGTGAGATGTGGGGCCACATCAGTAATGTTGGAGGGGACTTTGGTCAAATTGCTCTTCACGTGGAGGATCTTAAGGTGCCGCAACTCTCGGAGAGATTCGAGGCCTATCATCTTATTGTtttcagagttcaaattgccTATCAAATACAGTTCGCGAAGGTTTTTGAGCAGATACACCCAGGCAGGAATTTCCGCCACATCAGTGAACTTCACGTGAAGGCATCTCAAGTGATCGCGGAGAAAGCTGAAAGCAGTCTGCTCCACTTTTGCAGGGCAGTGGCACAGGTGAAGCTCTTGGAGATTAGTCATCTGAGAAATCTTAGCAGGAAGTTTAGCTTCTGGAATCAGCTCGAGTTTTAGCACATCCAGGTCTGTGAGGTCAAAGACAGCATCAGGCACGCCTGACAGCATAAACAAATGCAGCTCCTGCTTGTCCTGGGCGTTGCGTGACACGTGCTGCCTCAGTTTTTCAAATGTCCACTCGTGGTTCAAACTAATTTCCCGAAGTTTATTTTCACTGACTTCTGACAAGAACACCCCAAAACGCTTGGAATAGAGCTGGTCATACTGGTCTACCATGTGGAGAAGGAACGCaaaatcatt from Dama dama isolate Ldn47 chromosome 20, ASM3311817v1, whole genome shotgun sequence carries:
- the LRRC8D gene encoding volume-regulated anion channel subunit LRRC8D; this encodes MFTLAEVASLNDIQPTYRILKPWWDVFMDYLAVVMLMVAIFAGTMQLTKDQVVCLPVLPAPVSSKAHATPGHADVTTNIPKMESATDQDQDGRMTNEISFGASAVTPDIPLRATYPHADSTVPNQEAKKEKRDPTGRKTNLDFQQYVFINQMCYHLALPWYSKYFPYLALIHTIILMVSSNFWFKYPKTCSKVEHFVSILGKCFESPWTTKALSETACEDSEENKQRITGAQTLPKHVSTSSDEGSPSASTPMINKTGFKFSAEKPVIEVPSMTILDKKDGEQAKALFEKVRKFRAHVEDSDLIYKLYVVQTVIKTAKFIFILCYTANFVNAISFEHVCKPKVEHLTGYEVFECTHNMAYMLKKLLISYISIICVYGFICLYTLFWLFRIPLKEYSFEKVREESSFSDIPDVKNDFAFLLHMVDQYDQLYSKRFGVFLSEVSENKLREISLNHEWTFEKLRQHVSRNAQDKQELHLFMLSGVPDAVFDLTDLDVLKLELIPEAKLPAKISQMTNLQELHLCHCPAKVEQTAFSFLRDHLRCLHVKFTDVAEIPAWVYLLKNLRELYLIGNLNSENNKMIGLESLRELRHLKILHVKSNLTKVPSNITDVAPHLTKLVIHNDGTKLLVLNSLKKMMNVAELELQNCELERIPHAIFSLSNLQELDLKSNNIRTIEEIISFQHLKRLTCLKLWHNKIVTIPPSITHVKNLESLYFSNNKLESLPVAVFSLQKLRCLDVSYNNISMIPIEIGLLQNLQHLHITGNKVDILPKQLFKCVKLRTLNLGQNCITSLPEKIGQLSQLTQLELKGNCLDRLPAQLGLCRLLKKSGLVVEDHLFDTLPLEVKEALNQDINIPFANGI